From one Phycodurus eques isolate BA_2022a chromosome 6, UOR_Pequ_1.1, whole genome shotgun sequence genomic stretch:
- the LOC133404330 gene encoding platelet-derived growth factor subunit A-like has product MRPALYQLLAGCLCLIRAAAEESPLPRELVQRLSRSDIRSINDLQRLLGIDTVETELIEETKYDDDKVFSHTLPDHRRAQTNARHRRSTLVEEALPAGCKVRTTIYEIPRSQVDPTAANFIIWPPCVEVKRCTGCCNTSNMRCQAAHKHHRTIRVAKLQYVRRRPKLREVQVQLEDHLECTCANRRQFDPTSDTDNGIR; this is encoded by the exons ATGAGACCCGCCCTCTACCAACTCCTCGCCGGCTGCCTCTGCCTCATACGAGCCGCTGCCGAG GAGTCGCCTCTTCCCCGGGAGCTTGTACAGCGGCTCTCCCGCAGCGACATCCGGAGCATCAACGACCTCCAGCGGCTGCTCGGGATAGACACCGTAG AAACCGAGCTGATCGAGGAGACAAAATACGACGATGACAAGGTCTTCTCTCACACCCTCCCGGACCACAGGCGAGCGCAAACAAATGCGCGTCATAGGAGGAGCACTC TGGTGGAGGAGGCGTTGCCTGCAGGCTGCAAGGTGCGCACCACCATATACGAGATCCCTCGCAGTCAGGTGGACCCCACCGCTGCCAACTTCATCATCTGGCCACCCTGCGTGGAGGTGAAGCGCTGTACGGGCTGCTGCAACACCAGCAACATGAGGTGCCAGGCGGCCCACAAGCACCACCGCACCATCAGG GTGGCCAAGTTGCAGTATGTGCGGCGGCGGCCCAAACTGAGGGAGGTGCAGGTGCAACTGGAGGACCACCTGGAGTGCACGTGCGCCAACAGGCGGCAGTTCGACCCAACCTCGGACACAGACAACG GCATCAGGTGA